In the genome of Cryptomeria japonica chromosome 8, Sugi_1.0, whole genome shotgun sequence, one region contains:
- the LOC131034968 gene encoding serine carboxypeptidase-like 50, translating into MGAKLRISECISIASKASAILCILMAGLVWPRSLQPRDGCFMSSFISPLMGEENFVFPKEALPTESGYLTVNATSKARMFYAFYEAIEPTTSIAHTPIILWLQGGPGCSSMIGNFYELGPWRVSSDQKLHKNQSPWNQKFGVLFIDSPVGTGYSIAEKFEDIPVHHNQVAEHLFEALKEFYSSNTDFKNRVLFVTGESYAGKYVPALGHYILMKSKMGQTDMMKYEMGLSEDGELNPFDDGGINFPFKLGGLVIGNGITDPEVQVQSYANVTYNFGLIDGKQRRYIEEFAEQIVGFIHKQQWFDAYQARTALMDWIQNVTGIATLLDMRRSVPYHCSPDGMEFLAPFLNQNSVKAALNAEQSTNWVSCNLRVRRAMANDTMKSVKWMVDKALEEVPVLLYQGQYDIKDGVVSNEEWMRTLRWGGIGKFFDTERSLWYVGDKLAGYWKSHGNLSHVVLLGAGHEVPADQSLHSQKMVEKWIAEHLTSSAKVSDTLFQEVAEPEFKL; encoded by the coding sequence ATGGGAGCAAAGCTGCGAATTTCAGAATGCATATCAATCGCAAGCAAGGCCTCAGCAATACTATGTATCTTAATGGCAGGACTGGTTTGGCCTCGTTCCTTGCAGCCAAGAGACGGCTGCTTCATGTCATCGTTCATTTCTCCTCTAATGGGGGAAGAAAACTTTGTGTTTCCAAAGGAAGCATTGCCTACAGAATCTGGATATCTAACTGTGAATGCAACATCCAAAGCAAGAATGTTCTATGCATTTTATGAAGCCATAGAGCCCACTACATCCATTGCACATACACCAATAATCTTATGGTTACAAGGAGGACCCGGTTGCTCAAGCATGATTGGGAATTTCTACGAACTTGGGCCATGGAGGGTTTCCTCAGACCAAAAACTCCATAAAAATCAATCACCATGGAATCAAAAGTTTGGTGTTTTGTTCATTGATAGTCCAGTGGGTACAGGCTACAGTATAGCTGAGAAGTTTGAGGACATTCCTGTTCATCATAACCAGGTAGCAGAACATCTCTTCGAAGCTTTGAAGGAGTTTTACAGCAGTAATACGGATTTCAAAAACCGGGTCTTATTTGTAACAGGTGAGAGCTATGCAGGTAAGTATGTTCCTGCATTGGGTCATTATATTTTAATGAAATCTAAAATGGGTCAAACAGATATGATGAAATATGAAATGGGTCTAAGTGAGGATGGAGAATTGAATCCATTTGATGATGGTGGTATAAATTTTCCATTCAAACTTGGAGGGCTTGTTATTGGTAATGGAATAACAGATCCAGAGGTTCAGGTCCAGTCCTATGCTAATGTGACATACAATTTTGGCCTGATTGATGGAAAACAGAGGAGGTATATTGAGGAATTTGCAGAACAGATTGTAGGTTTTATTCATAAGCAACAGTGGTTTGATGCCTACCAGGCTAGGACAGCTTTAATGGACTGGATTCAGAATGTCACTGGTATTGCCACCCTTTTGGATATGAGGAGGAGTGTCCCATACCATTGTTCCCCTGATGGGATGGAATTCCTTGCCCCCTTTCTGAATCAGAATTCTGTGAAGGCTGCTTTGAATGCTGAGCAGAGTACAAATTGGGTCTCCTGTAATCTCAGGGTCCGAAGGGCTATGGCAAATGATACAATGAAGAGTGTGAAATGGATGGTGGACAAGGCATTAGAGGAGGTTCCTGTTTTGCTGTATCAGGGCCAGTATGATATCAAAGATGGTGTTGTGAGTAATGAGGAatggatgagaacactaaggtgggGAGGAATTGGGAAGTTCTTTGATACAGAGAGAAGCTTATGGTATGTGGGTGATAAACTTGCTGGCTATTGGAAGTCTCATGGAAATCTTAGCCATGTTGTGCTTCTAGGTGCTGGTCATGAGGTTCCAGCTGACCAAAGTCTTCACTCTCAGAAAATGGTTGAAAAATGGATTGCAGAGCATCTAACTTCTTCAGCAAAAGTGAGCGATACACTCTTTCAAGAAGTGGCAGAACCCGAGTTTAAACTGTAG